The Phaseolus vulgaris cultivar G19833 chromosome 10, P. vulgaris v2.0, whole genome shotgun sequence DNA window CAATGTTGTGGAGGTCTAGCATAAGGTTTATGTTGTTGATGCTGCACCTTGGCCTTCCCACTGGAAGACCCTCCTTGGTGTGATCTGATCACCCTGGAATCACCATTTTCCAGGGTCTCCACCATCTTTGCCTTCTCCACCAAGGCAGGAAACTCTCTAATGCTTCAGCTCATGTTTTAGACCTTCTTCAAACTTCCTACACCTCCAAGCCTCAGAGGTAGCTTGGGTGTAGAATCTGGCTAGGTACTCAAACCTAGTAGCATATGCATTCACTGACATCTCTCCCTGTTCCAACCTGAGGAATTCAGCTTCCTTTGCAAACCTTGCACTATCTGGAAAATATTTCTCTAAAAACTTCACTCTGAAACTCTCCCAGTCTAATACTTCATCTCTAGCTTCCATTATGTTGAGCTCCCATCCACCAGAACTCGCTTCTCCAGACAATAAATATGTAGCAAATACCAATTTCTTATCCTCAGGGCAGGAGGTTGCCCTAAAGATCTTCTCTAAATCTCTTATCCATTGGCCTGCTTGGTCAGGAGTGGCATTCCCAGTGAACTTAGGTGGGTTGTGTCTCATGAACTCTGTCAGTCCCATCTGCTCCTGAGACTGACTGACATGGGAAGCTGTTGCACCAGATCTAGCAGTCTCCCAATGATTCATTGCTGCCTGGTGATTCTGAGCCATTGCCATATTCTGTTGTTGAATAGCATTTGTCATCATCTCAATAGCCCTGACAATCTGGTTCAGCTCAGAAGAAGGTTGGGGAGGGGTAGGAGGTCTAGGAGACATGCTATACAACAGAAAAGAAAGATTTAGGATGAATCTAAAAAATCATAACTATGTAGTTTTACTAACAACCTAACTAAAGCACACATAAACAATCCCATAACCCTTAGGTCTCCTAAGGTTCGAacagctctgataccataatgtaacatccctaacttttacttttaaaaaaaaaattaaaaaaatatgcgTACAATATCTAACTAACgtacaatatctaattaacgtACAAATTAACGTACAAATTAACgtacaatatctaattaacgtacaatatctaattaacatattAGATATTGTAACCAGATCCCAAAGTAAACGATTCAGTAACCAGAATCCAAGTACCGTagttatcatattaattatttgttgGGAGGAAGAGTATGTTTGAGTAAACTTTTTCATAAACACACTTAtaggagaagaaaataaaaaggaaaactgAAATAAATCTCTTCATAAGCTAACCTCAAAATCTTATTATTATCTTATACATAGGCAAATTTCAACTTACAAAGAACTCTATTTCACTTTCTTTCATATTTTCTCCTCCTAGAAGTACTATCTCCTCCTAGAAGTACTAAGAGAAAAATGTATTTAGACAGACATATATAGTCAAATTCATAAAATTCCAACCAAACCAAAGCTTCCTCCACCAGGGATAAATTAACAAGCCCTTTACAGCACACAAAATTAACACAGAAACCATCACCAGGGATAAATGAACCTGCTAAGACAGCAAAGAGAAACCAGACAAAAAAAAGCCAAGCCAAAGCCTCAACAGCACCAAAAAACAGTACCAACAGCTAATGAATTTAGCAAGGATGCCTTTCCTTAGCAGCACCAAACCAGGAACAAACAAAGGAGGATCAACAAACAGAAACAACATCTCAAGCTGCTTAGTAACTGTTCCAGCTTCAAAAAAATCTCATCCTTCATAACTCATTTCTACTATCCCTGTGTTTTGGAAAAGTCCACTATATATAGATtaacatattataattaataaaagctACTCAAATCACTCCAAACTAACAGCTTAAGAAAGATAGAGAAAAGAAAGCAATAAGATAAAAGAGGGGAAAGATTCTGGATGTGGAGGTCACCAATTCCAATTATTTTTGCTTGCAGGATTGTCTCTcttgaagagtaaagtaatatattgactggaatggttgattttgaatctgttatgggaataatttgttgaaactgtttgtgattgagaattgaaagtgtttgaatgataatataaatgaattgAACTATTCgttttgaatattttggttgaattacttaagtgagatgtttgaatgagaagtggttgtgtgatttcagatgatgattgatttaaagagcatatatttggaattaatgatgtgttttaagtaaagtttgagatatatttggattgtttagaaagtatatatatatatggagtgattgagtggtgcattgatatgttaaatgatgtatgcaatgaggttaaagtgtgatcaagacgtagtattttcaggaaaggaaataccatgttgagattgttattagggtgtattgatttgtgagtgtcctgtgaatgagacgatcctgactctactgatacaatggaatcaaatagatgaagttatacagttggtgagagtcgaaggaggtccatttggctgattctgaggtttgaaagaactgatcagagcatatcaaatggatttaccctgtcatatgaagatgatgagatattgagataattatgtgcatggctgtgtgggtttcacagcagtagtatgacaggtgcaggtctctggatgctaatttcaatacacgagtcttccggaagtagagtcaagtgtctatgtgttgtgagtcagtaaaAGTCTGACAtatgaaaaatgaattttatgaatgtaatagacacttgatggtttgagaaatcatatgagaattgatgaattatgcttattaatttgaaatttaaattatatcaaaacattttatatagatagcttaccctgttatttgtttgtgtttgtttctctaACTGTGATGATTGtgtatttacacgggagcagatgagattgcaggtaatagagctcaATGAGCAGCAGAAGGATTAGATAGATTTAAATTGaatgctttgttttgttttgtttttaaactttttggatgtatatattaaatccttatgaagagggatatattttgatatacaaatatgagaaaaaaatatatgttttatgtCAATTAGATATTgtatgttaattagatattgtacgttaattagatattacgttaattagatattgtacGTTAGTTAGATATTGtatgcatatttttttaattttttttttaaaagtaaaagttagggatgttacattatggtatcagagctgtTCGAACCTTAGGAAACCTAAGGGTTATGGGATTGTTTATGTGTGCTTTAGTTAGGTTGTTAGTAAAACTACATAGTTATGATTTTTTAGATTCATCCTAAATCTTTCTTTTCTGTTGTATAGCATGTCTCCTAGACCTCCTACCCCTCCCCAACCTTCTTCTGAGCTGAACCAGATTGTCAGGGCTATTGAGATGATGGCAAATGCTATTCAACAACAGAATATGACAATGGCTCAGAATCACCAGGCAGCAATGAATCATTGGGAGACTGCTAGATCTGGTGCAACAGCTTCCCATGTCAGTCAGTCTCAGGAGCAGATGTGACTGACAGAGTTCATGAGACACAACCCACCTAAGTTCACTGGGAATGCCACTCCTGACCAAGCAGGCCAATGTATAAGAGATTTAGAGAAGATCTTTAGGGCAACCTCCTGCCCTGAGGATAAGAAATTGGTATTTGCTACATATTTATTGTCTGGAGAAGCGAGTTCTGGTGGATGGGAGCTCAACAGATGATGGAAGCTAGAGATGAAGTATTAGACTGGGAGAGTTTCAGAGTGAAGTTTTTAGAGAAATATTTTCCAGATAGTGCAAGGTTTGCAAAGGAAGCTGAATTCCTCAGGTTGGAACAGGGAGAGATGTCAGTGAATGCATATGCTACTAGGTTTGAGTACCTAGCCAGATTCTACACCCAAGCTACCTCTGAGGCTTGGAGGTGTAGGAAGTTTGAAGAAGGTCTAAAACATGAGCTGAAGAAGACTATAGCTCCTATGTGCATTAGAGAGTTTCCTGCCTTGGTGGAGAAGGCAAAGATGGTGGAGACCCTGGAAAATGGTGATTCCAGGGTGATCAGATCACACCAAGGAGGGTCTTCCAGTGGGAAGGCCAAGGTGCAGCATCAACAACATAAACCTTATGCTAGACCTCCACAACATAGGACAGGAACATCTCTACCACAGTTTCAGCAACAACAACCATGGAGACCCACATGTTATCACTGTGCTGGACCCCATTTGAAGAAAGATTGTCCTCAACTTTCATCGGAGAGAAAGTGTTATACTTGTCAGAAAGAAGGACATCTATCAAAAGATTGCCCTAATAGGAGGAGGATAATTCCTGGAGGTAACTTGCAGTCAGGAAGAGGAGGAGGTGGTAGACCCCAAGCAACTGGAAGGGTGTTTGCTATGTCAGGAGCTGAAACATCTCATTCAGGTAACTTGGTACAAGGTGTATGTTATATAGCTGGTAGATATGTGAAAGTTTTATTTGATTCTGGAGCGACACACTCTTTTGTGTCGAGTTTATGTGTAGCGAAGTTGGGTCTTCTAGTAAAGGAGTTGTCGTTTGAATTGTTGGTCTCTACACCAACATCAGGAAAAGTTTTAACCTCTACAGTTTGCTCTGAATGTCCAGTAATAGTAGAGGGACGCAggttcaaaataaatttgatctgtCTACCTCTTCAGGACTTAGATGTTATCTTAGGGATGGATTGGCTATCTGCCAATCACATTCTCATAGATTGTGGTCAACAGAAAATAGTGTTTTCAGATTCCAAGAAGTCATATGGGATGTCTGCTCAGCAAGTGTGGTCAGAATTGAAAGAAGGATCAAAGTGTTTTGTAATCTTAACTCAGATGGAagttaagaatgaagaagaaatgaGTAGTATACATGTGGTGAAGGATTTCATGGATGTATTTCCAGAAGAAATACCTGGATTACCTCCTAAGAGAGAAGTAGAATTCTCTATTGATTTGGTACCTGAAGTTGGGCCAGTGTCAATGGCACCTTACAGAATGGCTCCAGCAGAGTTGATTGAACtaaagaagcaagttgaagatTTGTTGGAGAAACAATTCATCAGACCAAGTGTATCTCCATGGGGAGCTCCGGTGCTTCTAGTTAAGAAGAAAGATGGAGGGTCTCGGTTGTGTGTAGATTACAGCCTTTAGGTCTCGTTATGGACACTATCAAGAACAAATATCCTCTGCCCAGAATTGATGATTTGATGGATCAGTTACATGGAGCCTCAGTATTCTCAAAGATTGATCTGAGATCTGGATACCACCAGATTTTGGTAAAGGCTGAAGATGTTCAGAAGACAGCCTTTAGGTCTCGTTATGGACACTATGAGTATGTGGTGATGCCGTTTGGAGTAACAAATGCTCCAGCTTTGTTCATGGATTACATGAATAGAATTTTCGTCCTTTCTTGGATAAGTTTGTTATAGTCTTTATAGACGACATACTTATTTATTCAAGGACTAAGGGAGAACATGAAGAGCATCTGAAGACAGTGTTGGAGATTTTGAGGGAGAAGCAATTATATGCTAAATTCTCTAAGTGTGAGTTTTGGCTGAAGGAAGTCAACTTCTTAGGGCATGTAATATCAATTCAGGGGATCTCAGTGGATCCAGCCAAAGTGGAGGCAGTGCTTCAATGGGAACGTCCAAAGACAGTGACTGAGATAAGGAGTTTTGTGGGTCTAGCTGGCTACTATCGGAGGTTCATTGAAAATTTCTGTATTTTCTGCATTCTTGTTTTTGTTAagacttttaaatatttagattttaaatttatagaaaaaccttgatagttataattagatactaatttagatagaaatcaataacttttttattatccaaaatatttcttatttagttactatagcaattaactgtttttaatttttaaaattgatttctatttaatgattttcttgtagtgaaaattGACCAGATAACATTTTGCTCTTCTTACATGTAATCTTAAAATTATTggtcaaatttaaaaattattattttttatatatttttaacaaaacCTTCTACATGAAAAATTAAGATtccataattataaattataaatttgatttaataCATAATGGGTGAGgaattaatgaattaaaaatgtCACACATTAACTCTTTAATCcttataaactaaatatttaatatatccCAGTAAAAACAAGCATGCAGAAAGTCCAAAAACtaactattattaattattaaccaattcacatttttattagattaaaaaaaaaatatatatatatatatttattattttattatttttatgaataattaataaaaattatttttttaaaataatattataaagttatataaccattaaaaaaatatttaattattttgaaaaaaaaatatttaattatttattttattaaataaatatttttttatttatttaagagtaAAATTTTgccattaaaaaaattacaaaactgTATATGgtatagattattattattattattattattaatcaaataaaaatatattaaataatttataattattgaaaataatattatatgaaaatataaattatttattataaatttaaaaatacaattttgcATTTcagtttttaagaaaaaactaTTTACAAATTGGtccaaaaaattaaaagaagaggATTTTGAACACTTTTTAGGTGActcataaataaatatcatgTCGTGGTATGAAATATGagatttttaattgattttatattaaaaattcgactttaattgatatttaatatttttttaataatatgaaatttttttttatgaacatccgtcatgtatttttttactttttttaggaGTCTATAAGGATTcgaacaaaaaataaaaatatgaacatCTTTTTATAGAGGAATGGAAAAGAAGGGAGGATGAATAAATACTGTTATATAGAGTATGTGATGAAGAAGTGACGCTTTATTCAAGGAAGATAGTTTCATGTCTAGGGTTTAGGAGGTAATGTCCAATCTGAGTTACAGTAATCTCCAATCTCTTTAGGATCTTATTCATGatttttgtgtgtttgtgtaataaatttttgtatatCAAGAATttatattagaaatatttttataatgttatttttattgaaaaaaattattaataattttaaaatgttatatttttattaaaaaactttataacacatttctttcttttctgtagattttttttctttaatactCTACTCATTCTTACAAGAACACAAACCTCAATAACAACAACAACtactaaaactaaaaaaaaaaataggacaTTTGGAATACTCCCAATTCTATATTTTGAACAAAATTGAGTTATTGTGTGGTGTTTAGGGTTTACTCTCCAGTAGAAATTATTGGTATGTGTGCGTTCAACAGTACGAAGATCTTAAAACAGACTGCATAATTGTAATTATAGTAACATCCAAAGAGCTAGAAGTAAATCTCTGAAgcaaacagaaaacaaaaaaaaaacatagtcTAGTGGCTTTAAGAAAAGGTACAAAAATTACACCAACACTCCATTATTCCAACCAACTCAAACCCAGATAAGAAAGTTCATCATCTCACTTTAATCTTCAGTTTCAACCTTGGTTCAATGCTGAGACTGTTAATTATAGTGAGAACAGATTTTGTTGTCTACCTTCCCCCTCTTCTTCACCTCCAATAATACTAATTCCAAACCCTAACCCTTTTTTTTACTACCTAAGTACAATCCAAAAGTAACTGAAAAACATATATGTCTTTGCCACACCCTCACTTATAATAGCATAATTATGCAGCACAATTGCATAAATTCCAGCTCATATAAAGTTTAAACTAAAATGGCATTATATCATCACAAaccttattataaaaaaatcattaaaaaaaaattaattttagaaattccAGCACATATAAAGTTTAAACTACAATGTGATTCCATCATCACAAacttcattacaagaaaatcattaaataaaaactaattttagaaatttcagCTCATATAAAGTTTAAAGTACAATGCTATTACATCAGAcatcattacaaaaaaaatcattaaatagaaactaattttagaaaccaatataattagttactacTTACTTAAAgtagagactattttataaactataaatagtttctattatcaatgaaaatttataaaatagtttataaattggtgtctaaccattagctaccaaggttttaattacttactactttatattctaagttagtttctattaattttttagagactaatttagaatctaaaatattaatagttaataGAAATTACTATAGACATCAataattttaagtaaagtttgaaatatatttggattgtttagaaagtatatatatatatatatataaagtgattgagtggtgcattgatatgttaaatgatgtatgtaatgaggttaaagtgtgatcaagacgtagtattttcaggaaagaaaataccatgttgagattgttattagggtgtattgatttgtgagtgtcctgtgaatgagacgatcctgactctactgatataatggaatcaaatagatgaagttattcagttggtgagagtcgaaggaggtccatttggctgattttgaggtttgaaagaactgatcagagcatatcaaatggatttaccctgtcatatgaagatgatgagatattgagataattatgtgcatgactgtgtgggtttcacagcagtagtatgacaggtgcaggtctctggatgctaatttcaatacacgagtcttccggaagtagagtcaagtcaagtgtctatgtgttgtgagtcagtaaaAGTCTGACATATGAAAGATGAAtgtaatagacacttgatggtttgagaaatcatatgagaattgatgaattatgcttattaatttgaaatttaaattatatcaaaactttttatatagatagcttaccctgttatttgtttgtgtttgtttctttatctgtgatgatcgtgttttacaTGGGAGCAGATGAGATTTCAGGTGATAGAGCTCCTTAGTGAACAGCTGGAGAATGagatagttttatttgaatgttttgttttgttgttaaaactttagatgtatatatattaaatccctatgaagagggatatttcttttgagatacacatatgagaaagtagtatatgttatttgtaattagatattgcttgttttacttttattacattatatatgggtaaaattAAGGAGGTTACAAAAAGCTTCAGGAATTAGTTGCATGGTCTAGACCAAACACACTGCTGTTTTATCCACATAACTTTACCAAATATTACTGTGATTGGCACCTAGAACCTTGCTATTATTCCATTGGTTTAGAATTGGACTACTTGTTTGCACCCACCCATCTCCTGCTTATACCCACATAACTTTTACACATAATCCTTATTTTCCACACTCTttcaattaatttattgaaattttcatATGGTTTCTCTTATTTAAAGGAACCCTCGGCCTAACCTTCCTAATAATCACCGATGCCTTACCACTATTCTTCTCgcgttaaaaataaatatatataataaaaaataaatttgaaattaaataatataaaaaatattaaaataataatattgagaattataatagggagttaatgTATTATTACCATAAAAAACACTATTTAGTTCTATAAATTAAGCTAGTCTCTGCTACCCCTGTTCAACTGATAAGTCAGCATAAAAAACAAAGGATTTCTCTATGGGTTTCAACATCATCAATTGTAGAACAACTAAAGAAAGTACAGATTTTATTTTGCCGAAGTCACAACCACCTCTCATTAAAAAGTGACAGTGACgtcattaaataaaactttCGTTTTTTTCggtctttttttccttttatctatttttttttatcgatacaaaattaaaaataataaattattgtacAACAAAGATTGAGAGAAATTACATCCTTAATCAAATAACTATGCAACATACATTCGATTCATTCCAGCATCAAAAAACACATGTTGGTACCTATTTTCTACAAAGTAGATCCTTCAGATGTGCGACATCAGAGGGGAAGTTATGGAGAGGCGTTTATTGCTCATGAAAGAGAGTACAATCTGAACACAGTGCAAACATGGAGATATGCTTTGAAGGAATCTGCTAATCTAGCAGGATTTGTTTCATCTACTTTTAGGTTAGTTTTTTCCTCAATAAAAAATGACTAACTTTTTATGCTTCTTTCTGTGCATAGTTCCAACTTGAACTTGAAAAAAAGTTCAGCGATAAAAActtgaattttcaaaataattataattgaggtgttgttgatatatattattttgaaatttgcaGGGATGATGCTGAGCTTGTTAAAGAGATTGTTAAATGTGTGTTGAATCTCAGACATAAAGTTAATTCTAAAGAGGAGTATGAAATTGATACACAGTTTCCACATGCAGAACCATTGCTGGATCTTCCA harbors:
- the LOC137818072 gene encoding uncharacterized protein, with amino-acid sequence MSPRPPTPPQPSSELNQIVRAIEMMTNAIQQQNMAMAQNHQAAMNHWETARSGATASHVSQSQEQMGLTEFMRHNPPKFTGNATPDQAGQWIRDLEKIFRATSCPEDKKLVFATYLLSGEASSGGWELNIMEARDEVLDWESFRVKFLEKYFPDSARFAKEAEFLRLEQGEMSVNAYATRFEYLARFYTQATSEAWRCRKFEEGLKHELKH